A genomic window from Desulfovibrio sp. X2 includes:
- a CDS encoding winged helix-turn-helix domain-containing protein, translating to MSGRERPVVRLHMWLETDEGVFFGVGRVQLLELVDELGSLRAAADRLGMSYRAAWGKIRKTEKIIGFSLIEKPAGNRGGYRLTEFGKLLVENFRDWYADVETRAVARAREIFPYDAERYRAPKGQDASRALQDAPREARKEDPFSRRSPERMVRAASGSR from the coding sequence ATGAGCGGAAGGGAGCGGCCGGTGGTGCGGCTGCACATGTGGCTGGAGACCGACGAGGGCGTCTTCTTCGGCGTCGGGCGGGTGCAGCTTCTCGAGCTCGTGGACGAGCTCGGCTCGCTTCGGGCCGCCGCGGACCGCCTGGGCATGTCGTACCGCGCCGCCTGGGGCAAGATCAGGAAGACCGAGAAGATCATCGGCTTCAGCCTGATCGAGAAGCCCGCGGGCAACCGCGGCGGCTACCGCCTGACCGAGTTCGGCAAGCTCCTCGTGGAGAACTTCCGCGACTGGTACGCGGACGTGGAGACCCGCGCCGTGGCCCGGGCCAGGGAGATCTTCCCCTACGACGCCGAGCGCTACCGGGCGCCCAAGGGGCAGGACGCCTCCCGGGCCCTGCAGGACGCGCCCCGCGAGGCCCGCAAGGAGGACCCCTTCTCCCGCCGGTCGCCCGAGAGGATGGTGCGCGCGGCTTCGGGGAGCCGTTAA
- a CDS encoding TadE/TadG family type IV pilus assembly protein, with the protein MSRSERGFAAVETALLLPVFILLFMGVIDFGRLFWTQNTVTAAAEEGARMAVLTDTSDDEVMQTVKDYLKNGGIEEPPTIEIGARVPDQPVSVKVSVGFSFMTLLHSLTSLVDIDRVTSTAVMVHER; encoded by the coding sequence TTGTCTCGTTCGGAGCGCGGCTTCGCCGCGGTGGAAACCGCCCTGCTCCTGCCCGTGTTCATCCTGCTCTTCATGGGCGTCATAGACTTCGGCCGCCTCTTCTGGACGCAGAACACGGTCACGGCCGCGGCCGAGGAAGGCGCGCGCATGGCCGTGCTCACGGACACGAGCGACGACGAGGTCATGCAGACGGTGAAGGACTATCTGAAGAACGGCGGCATCGAGGAGCCGCCGACCATCGAGATCGGCGCCCGCGTCCCGGACCAGCCCGTGTCCGTGAAGGTCAGCGTGGGCTTCTCCTTCATGACCCTGCTGCACTCCCTGACGAGCCTCGTGGACATCGACCGGGTGACCTCGACCGCGGTCATGGTCCATGAAAGGTAG
- a CDS encoding TadE/TadG family type IV pilus assembly protein → MRAIVSNILRRLRRSERGSVTVEFAVTLAFLVFPLFIGTIDLSRLMHADNILTRTAREAVVVASRGGDAAGIARTIVQSAGLSPSLLTVSVTSAPDASVSGTSVRVELGYDLNGFALFAADVFMPDGLKAVAEARKE, encoded by the coding sequence ATGCGCGCGATCGTCTCGAACATCCTTCGCCGCCTGCGGCGCTCGGAGCGGGGCAGCGTCACCGTGGAATTCGCCGTGACCCTGGCCTTCCTGGTCTTCCCGCTGTTCATCGGAACCATCGACCTCTCCCGACTGATGCACGCCGACAACATCCTCACGCGCACCGCGCGCGAGGCCGTGGTCGTGGCCAGCCGGGGCGGCGACGCGGCCGGGATCGCCAGGACCATCGTGCAGAGCGCCGGGCTCTCGCCCAGCCTGCTCACCGTGAGCGTGACCTCGGCCCCGGACGCCTCGGTTTCCGGGACCAGCGTGCGCGTGGAGCTCGGCTACGACCTGAACGGCTTCGCGCTCTTCGCGGCCGACGTGTTCATGCCGGACGGGCTCAAGGCCGTGGCCGAAGCGAGGAAGGAATGA
- a CDS encoding TadE/TadG family type IV pilus assembly protein: protein MNEAARRIVSVLARLHSDERGVGALLLGLTAVAIIGFAALAVDLGWMQFTRSRLQTSADVGALAGAGSLLSKGDDLAAVRSVAQSYARRNLIAEDKPAAAVGDGDVTFYHDGTPVSSGADQVEVRVTLSTERKNALNLFFARAIGTSNADVSASARAGLVGTCSSECLKPFTIPAKFTWDDTCDPDPKLRNNGRLDTGSSCEMASVQVPGYTDADAGTQVVLKPKDPSDAVVPSFYNLIDFPPVNKGNPVTGGDAVRENIAGCSGSNATVVEPNDEVQIEPGSTNGPVKQGIADLVAQDPTAHWDSATNSIQGSAFSNPLDSPRVSLLGFYDPKRPPVSGRNTLFIAQVGAIFIEGIDGNGNVTARFVRAMADSPTDSGGDCLLKVSRMLRDSSRGG from the coding sequence ATGAACGAAGCCGCCCGCAGAATAGTAAGCGTCCTCGCCCGCCTGCACAGCGACGAGCGCGGCGTGGGAGCCCTCCTGCTCGGCCTGACCGCCGTGGCCATCATCGGCTTCGCGGCCCTGGCCGTGGACCTCGGCTGGATGCAGTTCACGCGGAGCAGGCTGCAGACCTCGGCCGACGTGGGCGCCCTGGCAGGAGCGGGCAGTCTGCTCTCCAAGGGCGACGACCTCGCCGCCGTGCGCTCGGTGGCCCAAAGCTACGCCCGCCGCAACCTGATCGCCGAGGACAAGCCCGCCGCGGCGGTCGGGGACGGCGACGTGACCTTCTACCACGACGGCACCCCGGTCTCGTCCGGCGCGGACCAGGTGGAGGTCCGGGTGACGCTCTCGACCGAGCGGAAGAACGCCCTGAACCTCTTCTTCGCCAGGGCCATCGGCACCTCGAACGCGGACGTCAGCGCCTCGGCCAGGGCGGGCCTCGTCGGCACCTGCTCGAGCGAGTGCCTGAAGCCCTTCACCATCCCGGCCAAGTTCACCTGGGACGACACCTGCGACCCCGATCCCAAGCTCAGGAACAACGGTCGGCTCGACACGGGCAGCAGCTGCGAGATGGCCTCGGTCCAGGTGCCCGGCTACACCGACGCGGACGCGGGCACGCAGGTCGTGCTCAAGCCCAAGGACCCGAGCGACGCCGTGGTGCCGAGCTTCTACAACCTCATCGACTTCCCGCCCGTGAACAAGGGCAACCCGGTGACCGGCGGCGACGCGGTGCGCGAGAACATCGCCGGGTGCTCCGGCTCGAACGCCACGGTCGTCGAACCCAACGACGAGGTGCAGATCGAGCCCGGCAGCACCAACGGCCCGGTCAAGCAGGGCATCGCCGACCTCGTGGCCCAGGATCCCACGGCGCACTGGGACAGCGCCACCAACAGCATCCAGGGCAGCGCCTTCTCCAACCCCCTGGACAGCCCGCGCGTGTCCCTGCTCGGCTTCTACGACCCCAAGCGGCCGCCCGTCTCGGGCCGCAACACCCTGTTCATCGCCCAGGTCGGCGCCATCTTTATCGAGGGCATCGACGGCAACGGCAACGTCACGGCCCGCTTCGTGCGCGCCATGGCCGACTCGCCCACGGACTCCGGCGGCGACTGCCTGCTCAAGGTCAGCCGCATG